A region from the Methylocella sp. genome encodes:
- a CDS encoding response regulator transcription factor translates to MSERVKILLIEDHPIVRDGCLRILARRPDFEPMEASSAQGGLAANRSFLPAVIILDVELPDMGGLDIIPELMRDNAAARIVIFSMYEAATFVSRALDEGARGYVTKNDDPNAILHAIDKVLSGSVYLGQSVAQNLALANFEPAEKPLRALTDRERQVVTLLGEGKSLSEISASLDIGYKTAANVVSAVKQKLRISTSPALIKFAVELRAKV, encoded by the coding sequence ATGAGCGAGCGCGTCAAAATATTGCTGATCGAGGATCATCCGATCGTTCGCGACGGATGCCTGCGGATTCTCGCGCGGCGGCCTGATTTCGAGCCGATGGAGGCAAGCTCGGCGCAGGGCGGCCTCGCCGCGAACCGGAGTTTCTTGCCCGCTGTCATCATCCTGGATGTGGAATTGCCCGATATGGGCGGTCTCGACATCATCCCGGAGCTCATGCGCGATAACGCCGCCGCGCGCATCGTCATCTTCAGCATGTATGAAGCGGCGACATTCGTATCTCGCGCGCTCGATGAAGGCGCGCGCGGTTATGTGACCAAGAACGACGATCCGAACGCCATTCTCCACGCAATCGACAAGGTTTTGTCGGGCTCCGTCTACCTTGGCCAATCCGTCGCGCAGAATCTTGCTTTGGCTAATTTTGAGCCCGCAGAGAAGCCTCTGCGCGCTCTGACCGATCGCGAGCGGCAAGTCGTCACTTTGCTTGGCGAGGGCAAAAGCCTTTCTGAAATTTCTGCAAGCCTGGACATAGGTTACAAAACGGCGGCCAATGTCGTGTCGGCCGTTAAGCAGAAGCTACGCATATCGACCAGTCCGGCCCTGATCAAATTCGCGGTGGAATTAAGGGCCAAGGTCTAA
- the bamA gene encoding outer membrane protein assembly factor BamA has protein sequence MLFMRRHLNRFAVTILALAWLVGAVSGASAAGVSVEGNKRVDTETIQGYFSGPDQEAVNKGVKDLYATGLFSNVSVSREGGRVVIKVTENNLINRVAFEGNSKVKTEVLTTEIQSKSRGPFSQATVDADIERIKDAYRRSGRAAAKVTARTVDLPNGKVDVIFTVDEGDKTGIKTINFVGNLVFSSGKLRDLMQTTEMNFLSFFKTSDVYDPDKIASDLELIRRFYLKNGYADFRVTGSDAQYSPEQGGYIITITVEEGVQYTVAAVDVESHLPTLDAASLRSFVRLSAGEIYDGDLVQKTTDALTKEIAKQGYAFSQVRPRGDRDPVSRTVTIVFVIDEGPRAYVERIVIRGNTRTRDYVIRREFELGEGDAYNKALVDRAERRLNNLGYFKKVKITNEQGSAPDRVIINVEVEDQPTGSLSLSGGYSTSAGFIAEVAVTETNFMGRGQYVRLSVSEGQYSRGVEFNFTEPYFLGNRLAAGFDLYAKQSSVNQFSFYNSFVTGGTLRLGLPVTEQITFSPRYSIYNTYLSIPNNSTFPYNDCNNPINGITPGPASFTTPNFFFNCLTNGEASLALKEAQGNTLTSEIGYTLSYNSIDNNKNPTSGFLGELRQDIAGLGGEKFIRTTADLRFYHEIYDQIVGVIHLQGGEIFGYGGNQLRIVDNFNLGPSLVRGFAPSGIGPRDVSDTQISQGNPLGGTTYFGASVETQFPIWGLPRDLGLKGALFADAGTLFGYTGKTNFSPNGQCTPTLQPPLFTQGNCIALGGDSTQIRSSVGVSLIWTSPLGPIRFDFAKAVTKNEFDQTQFFRFSGGTTF, from the coding sequence ATGCTGTTCATGCGTCGTCATCTGAACCGGTTCGCAGTAACGATCCTGGCTCTTGCGTGGCTTGTTGGCGCTGTCTCGGGAGCGTCCGCGGCGGGCGTCTCGGTCGAAGGCAACAAGCGGGTCGATACCGAGACCATTCAAGGCTATTTCAGCGGCCCCGATCAGGAGGCGGTCAACAAAGGGGTGAAAGACCTTTACGCGACGGGATTGTTCTCCAACGTCAGCGTGAGTCGCGAAGGCGGTCGCGTCGTCATCAAGGTGACCGAAAACAACCTCATCAATCGCGTCGCTTTTGAAGGCAATTCCAAGGTCAAGACGGAAGTTCTGACGACGGAGATTCAGTCGAAGTCGCGCGGTCCCTTTAGTCAGGCTACGGTTGATGCGGACATCGAGCGGATCAAGGACGCCTACCGTCGCTCTGGCCGCGCTGCGGCCAAGGTCACGGCCCGCACCGTCGACCTACCCAATGGCAAAGTCGACGTCATCTTTACGGTCGACGAAGGCGATAAGACCGGCATCAAAACCATCAATTTCGTAGGCAATCTGGTTTTCTCATCGGGCAAGCTGCGCGATCTCATGCAAACGACGGAAATGAATTTTCTGTCGTTCTTCAAAACTTCCGACGTCTATGATCCAGATAAGATCGCATCCGATCTCGAGTTGATTCGCCGCTTCTATCTGAAAAATGGTTATGCCGATTTCCGCGTTACCGGCTCGGATGCGCAGTATAGCCCCGAGCAGGGCGGCTATATCATCACCATCACGGTGGAAGAGGGCGTCCAATACACAGTGGCGGCGGTTGACGTCGAATCGCACTTGCCGACGCTCGACGCAGCCTCGCTGCGCTCGTTTGTGCGTCTCTCCGCCGGGGAAATCTATGACGGCGATTTGGTTCAGAAGACCACGGACGCTTTGACCAAGGAAATCGCAAAGCAGGGTTACGCCTTCTCGCAGGTGCGTCCCCGCGGCGATCGCGATCCCGTCAGCCGCACCGTCACCATCGTTTTCGTCATCGACGAAGGTCCGCGCGCTTATGTTGAACGCATCGTCATTCGCGGCAACACCAGGACGCGCGACTACGTGATTCGGCGCGAATTCGAACTCGGGGAAGGCGACGCCTACAATAAGGCTCTCGTCGATCGGGCCGAGCGGCGCCTCAACAATCTTGGCTATTTCAAGAAGGTGAAAATCACCAACGAGCAGGGGTCCGCTCCCGATCGCGTGATCATAAATGTCGAAGTCGAGGATCAGCCGACCGGCTCGCTGTCGTTGTCTGGCGGTTATTCGACCTCGGCGGGTTTTATCGCCGAAGTAGCCGTCACCGAGACAAACTTCATGGGTCGCGGTCAGTATGTGCGGCTCTCGGTGTCCGAAGGCCAATACTCACGCGGAGTCGAGTTCAACTTCACCGAACCTTATTTTCTGGGTAACCGCTTGGCGGCGGGCTTCGATCTGTACGCCAAGCAGTCCAGCGTGAACCAGTTCTCATTTTACAATAGCTTCGTCACCGGCGGCACGTTGCGTCTCGGCCTGCCCGTAACGGAACAGATTACGTTCTCGCCGCGCTATTCGATCTACAATACGTATCTGTCGATCCCGAACAACTCGACCTTTCCGTATAATGACTGTAACAACCCGATCAACGGCATCACGCCAGGACCTGCGAGTTTCACTACTCCAAACTTCTTCTTTAACTGTCTAACCAATGGCGAGGCCTCCTTGGCGCTGAAAGAAGCGCAGGGCAATACGCTGACCTCCGAGATCGGCTATACGCTGTCGTATAATTCGATCGACAACAACAAGAACCCGACCAGCGGTTTCTTGGGAGAGCTGCGTCAGGACATCGCTGGTTTGGGTGGCGAGAAGTTCATACGCACGACAGCCGATTTGCGCTTCTACCATGAAATCTATGACCAAATCGTCGGCGTCATACACCTTCAGGGCGGCGAGATCTTCGGCTACGGCGGAAATCAGCTTCGCATCGTCGACAACTTCAACTTGGGGCCGAGCTTGGTTCGCGGATTTGCTCCTAGCGGCATCGGGCCTCGTGACGTGTCCGATACGCAGATTTCTCAGGGCAACCCGCTTGGTGGAACCACTTATTTCGGCGCCAGCGTCGAAACGCAGTTCCCCATCTGGGGCTTGCCGAGGGATCTTGGCCTGAAGGGAGCGCTGTTCGCGGATGCCGGCACTTTGTTCGGTTACACCGGCAAGACGAACTTCAGTCCGAATGGGCAGTGCACTCCTACCTTGCAACCGCCGTTGTTTACTCAGGGTAATTGCATCGCATTGGGCGGCGACTCGACGCAGATCCGCTCTTCAGTCGGCGTCTCGCTCATTTGGACGTCGCCGCTCGGACCGATCCGCTTCGACTTTGCCAAGGCCGTCACAAAGAACGAATTCGATCAGACCCAGTTCTTCCGCTTCTCGGGCGGCACTACTTTCTGA
- a CDS encoding invasion associated locus B family protein, producing the protein MPFSLRRFGAAGLAGFFLFAGADAFAQSKKPAAPATRAQPAPAQDAPAQQPAPGSPAPQQPQQPQGPVRVDLLPTQNDWTKVCGKDQAAGKEICYTTRDFSAQKDQPPVLAVAVYDVKGEDVRIVRLLMPVGLMLRPGFRFAVDKGATTDGTFEICFPNGCFAEARVKGSSVDELKKGTLMLVDVKNQVNNLVTFGVPLAGFGKAFDGPAVDPKVLEEQQKKLQEELQKRADDERKRLEAAKPDATGGAAMAPAAAAPAPAAPAAPAK; encoded by the coding sequence ATGCCGTTCTCGTTGAGACGCTTCGGCGCGGCCGGGTTGGCTGGCTTTTTTCTATTTGCCGGGGCTGATGCTTTTGCGCAGTCGAAGAAGCCCGCAGCTCCCGCGACTCGCGCCCAACCGGCGCCTGCGCAGGACGCGCCGGCCCAGCAACCTGCTCCTGGATCGCCGGCTCCGCAGCAGCCGCAGCAGCCGCAGGGCCCGGTCAGAGTCGACCTTTTGCCGACCCAAAACGACTGGACCAAGGTCTGCGGCAAGGATCAGGCCGCCGGCAAGGAAATTTGTTATACGACCCGCGATTTCAGCGCCCAAAAGGACCAGCCCCCCGTTTTGGCGGTGGCCGTTTATGACGTCAAAGGCGAAGACGTCCGCATTGTCCGCCTGCTGATGCCCGTTGGCCTGATGCTGCGGCCAGGCTTCCGCTTTGCTGTGGATAAAGGCGCAACGACGGACGGCACTTTCGAGATCTGCTTCCCGAACGGCTGTTTCGCTGAAGCCAGGGTCAAAGGCTCGTCGGTCGACGAGCTGAAAAAAGGCACGTTGATGCTGGTCGACGTCAAGAATCAGGTCAACAATCTCGTTACGTTCGGGGTCCCGCTAGCTGGATTCGGCAAAGCCTTTGACGGGCCTGCGGTGGATCCGAAGGTTCTCGAGGAACAGCAGAAGAAATTGCAGGAAGAACTGCAAAAACGCGCTGATGACGAGCGCAAGCGCCTTGAGGCCGCCAAGCCCGACGCGACAGGCGGCGCGGCGATGGCCCCCGCTGCGGCCGCCCCCGCTCCGGCGGCGCCAGCGGCCCCGGCCAAGTAA
- the frr gene encoding ribosome recycling factor, with product MSAEFDISDLKRRMQATIATMKHELGGLRTGRASSSLIEPVQVEAYGQSMPLNQVATISVPEPRMISVQVWDKGMVGAVDKAIRSSNLGLSPTVEGQVLRIRIPELNEQRRREMVKVAHKYAEDARVSVRHVRRDGLDTLKKLLKDKVISEDDEKRHESEVQKLTDQFVGEVDLALATKEKEIMQV from the coding sequence ATGAGCGCAGAATTCGACATTTCGGACCTCAAGCGGCGCATGCAAGCGACGATCGCGACGATGAAGCACGAGTTGGGGGGCCTGCGGACTGGACGCGCCTCCTCGAGCCTTATCGAACCTGTTCAGGTTGAGGCTTATGGGCAGTCGATGCCGCTCAACCAAGTCGCGACGATCAGCGTGCCCGAGCCGCGCATGATATCGGTTCAGGTTTGGGACAAAGGCATGGTCGGCGCGGTGGACAAAGCGATCCGCAGCTCCAATCTCGGCCTCTCGCCGACGGTCGAAGGCCAGGTTTTACGGATCCGCATCCCGGAGCTGAACGAGCAGCGGCGCAGGGAAATGGTGAAAGTGGCGCATAAATATGCCGAGGATGCGCGAGTATCCGTCAGGCATGTGCGTCGCGACGGGCTGGATACATTAAAAAAACTGCTGAAAGACAAGGTCATCAGCGAGGACGACGAGAAAAGACACGAGAGCGAAGTGCAAAAACTCACTGATCAATTCGTCGGCGAGGTCGATCTTGCGCTTGCGACGAAAGAAAAAGAGATCATGCAGGTTTGA
- a CDS encoding ATP-binding protein has protein sequence MSHQTAKNSMRMRLVLIPSIILALGIIAAIGVTLYGAKSRIVSEIDSGLTLGDHLIGYALDDLASRPDQDASAQSAALQRLRQSLKHVRHIKVSYLPDAAPESPDPSKRDASHKARGAAPGWFLNLLKPPKIEKSYPVVIGGAQRGKIIMTSEASDEIAEIWAGLVFLTALLGVISAAIVTLILVTARHTLAPIHQLVEGLDRLGRGQFEAVGEIRIAELRRVGEHFNKLALTLARSEANNHLLIDRLLSVQDAERKELARELHDEFGASLFGIRAAASCIIEAAATNLPDAELRREIVDRAENASALADAIQKQNYRILDRIRPVILHQMGLPDALKTLVDAWCAQHRDFVCAIKIPAKTPAFSEEISLTSYRVVQECLTNAARHSKARSVRITMDICPSASPEGRAIRLAIEDDGVGLPDDFRYGFGFLGMSERVRKLGGHLNIGRAATGTLIEALIPIGEAACSESKLFDPADKVEGIRKA, from the coding sequence ATGTCGCACCAGACTGCAAAGAACTCGATGCGGATGCGGCTGGTCCTCATTCCGTCGATCATTCTCGCTTTGGGGATCATCGCAGCAATCGGGGTGACGCTTTATGGCGCGAAAAGCCGAATCGTCTCCGAAATCGACTCGGGCCTCACTCTCGGCGACCATCTGATCGGCTACGCGCTCGACGACCTCGCCTCCCGGCCCGATCAGGACGCCTCGGCCCAGAGCGCGGCCTTGCAGCGCCTGCGCCAAAGCCTCAAACATGTCCGCCACATCAAGGTATCCTATCTGCCAGACGCCGCGCCCGAAAGCCCCGATCCTTCAAAGAGGGATGCCTCGCACAAAGCCCGAGGCGCGGCACCAGGGTGGTTTCTCAATTTGCTCAAGCCGCCGAAAATCGAAAAGAGTTACCCCGTTGTGATCGGCGGCGCCCAGCGGGGCAAAATCATCATGACCAGCGAGGCCTCCGACGAGATCGCGGAAATCTGGGCCGGTCTGGTTTTCCTGACTGCGCTTCTTGGCGTGATTTCGGCAGCCATCGTCACGCTCATTCTTGTCACCGCTCGCCATACGCTCGCGCCGATCCATCAATTGGTCGAGGGGCTCGATCGGCTTGGACGCGGCCAGTTCGAGGCTGTCGGCGAGATCCGCATCGCGGAATTGCGCCGCGTTGGCGAGCATTTCAACAAGCTTGCGCTGACTCTCGCGCGCTCCGAGGCGAATAATCATCTGCTGATCGACCGCCTGCTATCAGTTCAGGATGCCGAACGAAAAGAACTCGCGCGCGAGCTGCATGATGAATTCGGAGCCTCCCTGTTCGGCATCAGGGCCGCGGCCTCCTGCATCATCGAGGCGGCGGCGACGAACTTGCCGGATGCCGAACTAAGACGCGAGATCGTGGACCGCGCGGAAAATGCTTCAGCGCTTGCCGATGCGATCCAGAAGCAGAACTACCGCATTCTGGACCGGATCCGGCCGGTTATTCTGCATCAGATGGGCCTGCCCGACGCGCTCAAAACTCTTGTCGACGCCTGGTGCGCCCAGCATCGCGATTTCGTTTGCGCGATTAAAATTCCCGCCAAAACTCCCGCTTTCAGCGAAGAGATCAGCCTGACCAGCTATCGCGTCGTCCAGGAATGCCTCACCAATGCGGCTCGTCACTCGAAAGCAAGAAGCGTCCGCATTACCATGGATATCTGTCCCTCCGCCTCACCGGAGGGACGCGCTATTCGTCTGGCGATCGAGGACGACGGCGTCGGTCTGCCGGATGATTTCAGATATGGATTTGGATTTCTGGGCATGAGCGAAAGAGTGCGTAAACTCGGCGGACATCTCAATATCGGCAGGGCGGCGACCGGAACCTTGATCGAGGCATTGATTCCTATCGGCGAAGCGGCATGCTCCGAGTCAAAGTTGTTTGACCCGGCGGACAAGGTCGAAGGGATACGCAAGGCATGA
- the rseP gene encoding RIP metalloprotease RseP, whose amino-acid sequence MTIFTHVWSAVAYIAPFVFVLSLVVFFHELGHFLVGRWCGVRVDVFSLGFGPEIFGFVDRHGTRWRLAALPLGGYVKFHGDANGASMTDENASAVMSPEERSVTFFGQNVGKRAAIVAAGPIANFILAIVIFTGIFFVNGRGILLPLVDNVTAGSAAEAAGFQPGDLILSIDNKKIDSFEDMQRVVQTAGDTALTFDVDRQGQTVELVATPRRRDVVTPFGTTRVGVLGVETHGKPENFHIQHYGLIESVGRATSETWFIVARTGSYLGGLVMGRESTDQLSGPIRIAEVSGEMAKIGFAALLNLVAVLSISVGLLNLLPIPLLDGGHLFYYAVEAARGRAMNEKLQQFGFKIGLTLVASLMIFATYNDIIRLTRQLMHWG is encoded by the coding sequence ATGACGATCTTCACGCATGTCTGGTCCGCGGTCGCTTACATCGCGCCTTTCGTTTTTGTGCTGAGCCTCGTGGTTTTCTTCCATGAGCTGGGGCATTTTCTTGTCGGACGCTGGTGCGGCGTCAGGGTCGATGTTTTTTCGCTCGGCTTTGGTCCCGAGATTTTCGGTTTCGTCGATCGTCATGGCACGCGGTGGCGCCTCGCGGCCTTGCCGCTTGGCGGCTATGTCAAATTCCACGGCGACGCCAACGGCGCCTCGATGACCGATGAAAATGCTTCGGCTGTGATGTCGCCGGAGGAGCGATCAGTCACTTTCTTCGGTCAGAACGTCGGGAAACGCGCCGCAATCGTCGCCGCGGGGCCGATCGCCAATTTCATTCTGGCGATCGTCATTTTTACAGGCATTTTTTTTGTCAACGGGCGCGGAATTCTTCTGCCGCTGGTGGACAATGTGACGGCTGGAAGCGCTGCGGAGGCCGCCGGTTTTCAGCCGGGCGACCTGATCCTCTCCATCGACAACAAGAAAATCGACAGTTTCGAAGACATGCAGCGCGTGGTGCAGACCGCCGGCGACACGGCCTTGACTTTCGACGTCGATCGCCAGGGCCAGACGGTCGAACTCGTCGCGACGCCGCGCCGGCGCGATGTCGTAACTCCGTTTGGAACCACCCGCGTCGGCGTCCTTGGCGTTGAGACGCATGGCAAGCCGGAGAATTTTCATATCCAGCATTACGGCCTTATCGAATCGGTTGGGCGGGCGACCTCCGAAACTTGGTTCATTGTCGCGCGAACCGGCTCTTACCTCGGCGGATTAGTGATGGGGAGAGAATCGACAGATCAGCTCTCCGGACCGATTCGCATCGCCGAGGTTTCAGGCGAGATGGCCAAAATCGGCTTTGCGGCTCTCCTCAATCTCGTCGCGGTCTTGTCGATTTCGGTCGGTCTTCTCAATCTTTTGCCGATACCGCTCCTCGATGGCGGACATCTTTTTTATTATGCGGTGGAGGCGGCGCGGGGCAGGGCCATGAACGAAAAACTGCAGCAATTCGGCTTTAAGATCGGTCTGACTTTGGTCGCGAGTTTGATGATTTTTGCGACATATAACGACATTATCCGCCTGACGCGGCAATTGATGCATTGGGGATAA
- the pyrH gene encoding UMP kinase — protein sequence MTELGQTKPSPWRRIVVKLSGEALMGQQSHGLDMPTLTRIAADLTGAAALGVEVAVVVGGGNFFRGIAGADKGIERARADSIGMLATVMNALALEYAIEKQGKSARALSAVPMPSLCEPFSRQAALHHLGKGRVVVLAGGTGNPFFTTDTGAALRGAELSCDLIMKATQVDGVYSADPKRDRTATRYERLTHDEAIAKNLAVMDTAAFALALENRIPIIVFSIREEGAICSALRGEGKYTFVSP from the coding sequence ATGACCGAACTCGGCCAAACCAAGCCTTCGCCATGGCGGCGCATCGTCGTCAAACTCTCCGGCGAGGCGCTAATGGGCCAGCAAAGCCACGGCCTTGACATGCCGACCTTAACGCGGATCGCCGCCGATCTCACCGGCGCCGCCGCGCTCGGAGTTGAGGTGGCCGTTGTCGTCGGCGGCGGCAATTTCTTTCGCGGCATCGCTGGCGCCGACAAGGGCATCGAACGGGCGCGCGCGGATTCGATCGGGATGCTCGCCACGGTCATGAATGCGCTTGCCCTCGAATATGCCATTGAAAAACAAGGCAAGAGCGCGCGCGCGCTCTCCGCCGTGCCGATGCCTTCTCTGTGCGAGCCGTTCTCGCGCCAGGCGGCCCTGCATCATCTCGGCAAAGGCCGCGTCGTGGTTCTCGCCGGCGGCACGGGCAACCCGTTTTTCACTACCGACACCGGGGCGGCGCTGCGCGGGGCGGAGCTGTCTTGCGATCTCATCATGAAGGCGACGCAGGTCGATGGCGTCTATTCCGCCGACCCCAAGCGCGATCGAACGGCGACGCGCTATGAGCGGCTGACGCATGACGAAGCCATTGCGAAAAATCTCGCCGTGATGGATACCGCTGCGTTCGCGCTTGCGCTTGAGAATCGCATTCCAATAATCGTCTTTTCGATCCGCGAAGAGGGCGCGATTTGCAGCGCGCTCCGGGGCGAAGGCAAATACACTTTTGTTTCGCCCTGA
- a CDS encoding isoprenyl transferase, protein MPSVIAEKAALVARERPYGVPAHVGVIMDGNGRWAASRGLPRIEGHRRGLEALRGAVRAAIDFRLDYLTVYSFSMENWSRPVEEVRDLMGLLKRFVRTDLADLHEAGVKVKVIGRRDNLKSDIRDLLSEAEKLTERNTGLTLVVAFNYGARQEIAAAARALAEEVAAGRLKPSEIDDALFARHLDTAGIPDPDLIIRTSGEKRLSNFLMWQAAYSEFVFLPQHWPDFDRQAFAAALAEFGARERRFGGVTAQVETGKARK, encoded by the coding sequence ATGCCGAGCGTGATCGCGGAGAAGGCCGCGCTCGTGGCGCGCGAGCGCCCGTACGGCGTACCGGCGCATGTCGGCGTCATCATGGATGGCAATGGCCGCTGGGCCGCCAGCCGCGGTCTGCCGCGGATCGAAGGGCACAGGCGGGGATTGGAAGCTTTGCGCGGTGCGGTTCGCGCGGCGATCGACTTTCGTCTCGACTATCTGACCGTCTACAGCTTTTCGATGGAGAACTGGAGCCGCCCGGTCGAGGAGGTCAGGGACCTCATGGGGCTGCTCAAGCGCTTTGTCCGAACCGATCTCGCCGATTTGCACGAAGCTGGCGTCAAGGTCAAAGTGATCGGGCGGCGCGACAATCTGAAATCCGATATTCGCGACCTGCTTAGCGAGGCCGAAAAGCTGACGGAGCGCAATACCGGGCTCACTTTGGTGGTGGCCTTCAACTATGGCGCGCGCCAGGAGATCGCCGCGGCGGCGCGAGCGCTGGCGGAAGAGGTGGCCGCCGGGCGCCTCAAGCCCTCCGAGATCGACGATGCCTTATTCGCCCGCCATCTCGACACCGCGGGGATACCCGATCCCGATCTCATCATCCGCACCTCCGGCGAAAAGCGCCTGTCCAATTTCCTCATGTGGCAGGCGGCTTATTCCGAATTTGTATTCTTGCCGCAGCATTGGCCTGACTTCGACCGGCAGGCCTTCGCAGCCGCTTTGGCCGAATTCGGCGCGCGGGAGCGGCGCTTTGGCGGCGTGACCGCGCAGGTAGAGACTGGTAAAGCGAGGAAATGA
- a CDS encoding phosphatidate cytidylyltransferase produces MNRFLDAPVLVPMPNESADKAPDDAMPPPAARERRRLREKRLTDLAPRVVSSFILAAAALIAVWRGGTVFSVIWFIGALPVGLEWQNLIGARRLRARFAIVALALALATFFLHISQFGLACAVLAAAGAALAWAAGPARRIWAAAGIIYAGSLIVSVSALYASPTYGQRAIFWLFATVWGTDVFAYFGGRLLGGPKLWPKISPSKTWSGAFCGICAGALIGVAIGSFGLGEARLGLPIFALGLVTALVSQAGDIFESIVKRRFGVKDSSELIPGHGGFMDRMDGFIAAAAFAALVGAGHGLSSLAAGLFDWL; encoded by the coding sequence ATGAATCGTTTTCTTGATGCGCCGGTCCTGGTTCCTATGCCCAATGAAAGCGCCGACAAAGCGCCGGATGACGCCATGCCGCCCCCGGCTGCGCGAGAAAGACGCCGCTTGCGTGAGAAGCGGTTAACTGATCTCGCTCCGCGCGTCGTTTCTAGCTTCATCTTGGCGGCGGCGGCGCTCATCGCCGTCTGGCGAGGCGGAACCGTTTTCTCCGTGATCTGGTTCATCGGCGCCTTGCCGGTGGGGTTGGAATGGCAAAATCTGATCGGGGCCCGACGCCTTCGCGCGCGCTTCGCGATCGTCGCGCTGGCCTTGGCGCTGGCTACGTTTTTCCTGCACATCAGTCAGTTCGGCTTGGCCTGCGCCGTCTTGGCCGCCGCCGGAGCCGCGCTAGCGTGGGCTGCCGGTCCGGCGCGGCGAATCTGGGCCGCCGCCGGGATCATCTATGCGGGCAGCCTCATCGTTTCAGTCAGCGCGTTATATGCCTCCCCGACATACGGCCAGAGAGCGATTTTCTGGCTCTTCGCAACGGTTTGGGGCACTGACGTTTTCGCCTATTTCGGGGGGCGCCTCCTTGGCGGGCCAAAGCTCTGGCCAAAAATTTCTCCCTCGAAAACCTGGTCCGGCGCGTTCTGCGGCATATGCGCGGGAGCGCTGATTGGGGTGGCGATCGGCAGTTTTGGGCTCGGCGAGGCAAGGCTTGGCTTGCCGATTTTTGCCCTTGGCCTCGTCACCGCGCTGGTCTCCCAGGCCGGCGATATTTTTGAATCGATCGTCAAGCGGCGCTTCGGCGTTAAGGATTCAAGCGAATTGATTCCGGGTCACGGCGGGTTCATGGATCGAATGGATGGCTTTATTGCAGCCGCCGCCTTCGCCGCTTTGGTGGGCGCGGGCCACGGTCTTTCATCGCTGGCCGCCGGTCTATTCGATTGGCTTTAG
- the dxr gene encoding 1-deoxy-D-xylulose-5-phosphate reductoisomerase produces the protein MEKVIQLRPAPASERQPRSVVILGATGSIGKSTADIIAGSDGAFTVEAVAGGRDPQALARVARELGAKFAALADPDGYAALKEALAGTSIKAAAGAEAVIEAALRPADIVMGAIAGTAGVAPTFAALSAGRIVALANKECLVCAGAAFMRQAAASGTRLLPVDSEHNAIFQAMGEAEAETIEMITLTASGGPFRTWSAEAIADATPEQALNHPNWSMGPKITVDSAGLMNKGLEVIEAHYLFGIEAARLDVVVHAQSVVHGLVAFTDGSVTAGLAAPDMRVPIAHCLSYPNRIATKARRLNLAAVGQLTFERPDFNRFPALRVALDALRTGCGLPTVLNAANEIAVQAFLARRVSFHEIAKLVEEACNSALADGVAREPLSVADALAIDQNVREKARFALRRQSAAGASAH, from the coding sequence ATGGAGAAAGTCATTCAATTGCGGCCAGCGCCGGCGTCTGAACGCCAACCCCGCAGCGTTGTGATTCTGGGCGCAACCGGCTCGATCGGCAAATCGACGGCGGACATCATCGCCGGGTCCGATGGGGCTTTCACAGTTGAGGCCGTCGCCGGCGGCCGCGATCCTCAGGCGCTAGCTCGCGTTGCGCGCGAACTCGGCGCGAAATTCGCCGCGCTCGCCGATCCGGATGGTTACGCGGCGCTGAAAGAAGCCCTGGCCGGAACCTCAATCAAGGCGGCGGCGGGCGCTGAAGCCGTTATCGAGGCGGCTTTGCGTCCGGCGGATATCGTCATGGGAGCGATCGCCGGAACGGCCGGCGTTGCGCCCACCTTCGCCGCGCTTTCGGCCGGCCGGATCGTGGCGCTCGCCAACAAGGAATGTCTCGTCTGCGCCGGCGCCGCCTTTATGCGGCAGGCCGCGGCTTCGGGAACTCGCTTGCTGCCCGTCGACAGCGAGCACAATGCTATTTTTCAGGCGATGGGCGAGGCCGAAGCCGAAACCATCGAGATGATCACCTTGACCGCTTCGGGCGGCCCGTTCCGGACCTGGAGCGCGGAGGCGATCGCCGACGCCACGCCGGAACAAGCGTTGAATCATCCAAATTGGTCGATGGGACCCAAAATCACGGTGGACTCCGCCGGCCTCATGAACAAAGGCCTCGAAGTCATTGAAGCGCATTATTTATTCGGCATCGAAGCCGCGCGGCTCGATGTTGTCGTCCACGCCCAATCGGTGGTGCATGGCCTCGTCGCCTTCACCGATGGCTCCGTGACGGCGGGCCTCGCCGCGCCGGACATGAGGGTGCCGATCGCCCATTGCCTGTCTTATCCGAACCGGATCGCCACCAAGGCTCGCCGCCTGAATCTAGCTGCGGTTGGCCAACTGACTTTCGAGCGGCCGGATTTTAACAGATTCCCCGCTCTGCGGGTCGCCTTGGACGCCTTGCGAACCGGCTGCGGCCTTCCCACTGTCTTGAATGCGGCGAATGAAATCGCCGTCCAGGCATTTTTGGCGAGGCGCGTTTCGTTTCACGAGATCGCCAAGCTGGTTGAAGAGGCTTGCAATTCGGCGTTGGCCGACGGCGTCGCGCGTGAGCCTTTGTCCGTCGCGGACGCACTCGCCATAGATCAGAACGTGCGCGAAAAAGCCCGGTTCGCCCTGCGGCGGCAAAGCGCTGCGGGGGCGTCAGCGCATTGA